From one Gracilibacillus salinarum genomic stretch:
- a CDS encoding DNA translocase FtsK — MWKNIKKKWEHLFDEEEPEVKREVKQQDDAIVQRKSIETKMAYQYPKSNNMEIRKRRQSVHSKKQQRREEQYDHRETQSEVKHEPFKVQEIPSPIHGFRPRINRTAERVTQDEIKLEPKNTVMANSQDIEEPYEERTENEELTPTAITEEIADETGAGEVNKGVHEERALDKTQSPKETEQPNDTKSVQLSKVIEKRHETRSDRKVRPLNVMMTPRDKWHHDQKRQTEHQQERKEETRQKQPVQPATPVQPEQPVQEASNHVEQSHSDIRRSVPFHLLNDVEEVTHNHESWVEEQSQKLQTTLRYFNIKANVVDATQGPSVTRFEIQPEPGVKVSKIKNLTDDIKLNLAAKDIRMEAPIPGKNTIGIEVPNEQSEPVFLQKMLESDAFQDHSSPLTVALGADIEGQSVVTDLKKMPHGLIAGATGSGKSVCINTILISLLYKANHQEVKFLLIDPKMVELTPYNDIPHLVSPVITDVKAATAALKWAVAEMEDRYEKFVTEGARDINRFNEKMKQQNRPEDYLPYMVIVIDELADLMMTSPQDVEDAICRIAQKARACGIHLLIATQRPSVDVITGLIKANIPTRIAFSVSSQVDSRTILDTSGAEKLLGKGDMLFVESGSSDTKRIQGAFVSDDEIERITNYVKQMASPNYLFEQEQLIQRSTESEETDELYTEAIQFVMDYNGASASLLQRRFKIGYNRAARLIDMMEDNGIISGQNGSKQREILVSSQDIRQNN; from the coding sequence ATGTGGAAAAATATTAAAAAGAAATGGGAACATCTATTTGATGAAGAAGAGCCCGAGGTAAAAAGAGAAGTGAAACAGCAGGATGATGCTATCGTTCAGCGAAAGTCAATCGAAACGAAAATGGCTTATCAATATCCGAAAAGTAACAATATGGAAATAAGAAAAAGACGCCAATCTGTACATAGTAAAAAGCAACAGAGAAGGGAAGAACAGTACGATCATAGAGAAACGCAATCAGAAGTTAAGCATGAACCATTTAAAGTACAGGAAATTCCTTCACCTATACATGGATTTCGCCCTCGGATTAACCGTACAGCGGAACGAGTGACGCAAGATGAAATAAAGCTGGAACCAAAGAATACGGTAATGGCGAACAGTCAAGATATCGAGGAGCCATACGAAGAACGAACAGAAAACGAAGAGCTGACACCAACCGCAATTACAGAAGAGATTGCTGATGAAACAGGGGCTGGAGAAGTGAATAAAGGAGTACATGAAGAGCGTGCTCTGGATAAAACACAGTCTCCAAAGGAAACTGAGCAGCCAAATGATACTAAATCAGTACAACTATCAAAAGTAATTGAAAAGAGGCATGAAACAAGATCTGATCGTAAAGTTCGACCGTTAAATGTAATGATGACGCCTCGGGATAAATGGCATCATGACCAAAAAAGACAAACGGAACATCAACAGGAAAGAAAGGAAGAGACACGGCAAAAGCAGCCAGTACAACCTGCAACGCCAGTACAACCTGAACAACCTGTCCAAGAAGCGTCTAATCATGTGGAACAGTCCCATAGTGATATTAGAAGGTCTGTGCCATTTCATTTACTCAATGATGTCGAGGAAGTAACGCATAATCATGAATCCTGGGTAGAAGAACAGTCGCAGAAATTACAGACAACATTACGTTATTTTAATATAAAAGCCAATGTTGTCGATGCTACACAAGGTCCGTCTGTCACCCGATTTGAAATACAGCCAGAACCAGGTGTCAAGGTTAGTAAAATAAAGAATTTAACGGATGATATAAAGCTGAATTTAGCAGCAAAGGATATAAGGATGGAAGCGCCGATACCAGGAAAAAACACAATAGGTATTGAAGTGCCGAACGAGCAATCTGAACCAGTCTTTTTACAAAAAATGCTGGAAAGTGATGCATTTCAGGATCATTCGTCTCCATTAACCGTTGCCCTTGGTGCGGATATTGAAGGACAATCTGTCGTAACAGATTTGAAGAAAATGCCTCATGGATTGATCGCAGGGGCAACTGGGTCGGGGAAAAGTGTATGTATCAACACTATCTTGATTAGCTTATTGTATAAAGCAAATCATCAGGAAGTGAAATTTCTGCTGATTGATCCCAAAATGGTGGAATTAACTCCATATAACGACATTCCTCACCTTGTATCTCCTGTCATAACAGATGTAAAGGCTGCAACGGCTGCACTAAAGTGGGCAGTAGCAGAAATGGAAGACAGATATGAGAAGTTTGTAACAGAAGGAGCACGTGACATTAACCGTTTCAATGAAAAAATGAAACAGCAAAATCGACCAGAGGATTATCTTCCGTATATGGTTATTGTCATTGATGAGCTGGCTGATTTAATGATGACATCCCCTCAGGATGTTGAAGATGCTATCTGCCGAATTGCTCAAAAAGCTAGAGCGTGTGGAATTCACTTACTAATCGCGACGCAAAGACCATCAGTAGATGTTATTACAGGATTGATCAAAGCAAATATTCCAACTAGAATTGCGTTTAGTGTTTCATCTCAAGTAGATTCACGAACGATCTTAGATACTAGTGGAGCAGAGAAATTACTAGGTAAAGGTGACATGCTGTTTGTTGAAAGTGGCTCATCTGATACAAAACGGATTCAAGGTGCTTTTGTATCAGATGATGAAATAGAAAGAATTACTAATTATGTAAAACAAATGGCTAGTCCAAATTATTTATTTGAACAGGAGCAATTAATTCAACGTTCTACGGAAAGTGAAGAAACCGATGAATTATATACTGAAGCAATCCAGTTCGTGATGGATTATAATGGTGCAAGTGCTTCCTTATTACAACGTCGTTTCAAGATTGGTTATAATCGAGCAGCAAGATTAATTGACATGATGGAGGATAACGGTATTATTTCTGGACAAAATGGAAGTAAACAAAGAGAAATCCTTGTGTCAAGCCAAGATATACGACAGAATAATTGA
- the ytpR gene encoding YtpR family tRNA-binding protein, with amino-acid sequence MFVYYNQQGVGDVLLFPLKNSEKVSYQTYQDVVQIVDDQSNEIVGYNIFHASNYFSSLTNGKIKLTDDMVSEIAKAFEQNNVPEKLDIDLSPKFVVGYVHDIAQHDNADKLKVCQVDVGSGQLQIVCGAPNIDKGQKVVVAKVGAIMPSGMEIKPTKLRGVDSAGMICSQKELGLPNAPQEKGIYVLPADHEIGSEFQF; translated from the coding sequence ATGTTTGTATATTATAATCAGCAAGGTGTTGGAGATGTTTTATTATTTCCGCTAAAAAATAGTGAGAAAGTAAGCTATCAGACTTATCAGGATGTCGTCCAAATTGTCGATGACCAAAGCAATGAAATAGTAGGCTATAATATTTTTCATGCATCCAATTACTTCTCATCTTTAACAAACGGCAAAATTAAACTGACGGACGACATGGTAAGTGAAATTGCGAAGGCTTTTGAACAAAACAATGTCCCTGAGAAGCTTGATATCGACCTTTCTCCTAAATTCGTGGTTGGGTATGTCCATGATATTGCACAACATGACAACGCAGATAAACTTAAGGTATGTCAGGTTGATGTTGGTTCAGGACAATTACAAATTGTTTGTGGAGCTCCTAATATTGATAAAGGGCAGAAAGTGGTTGTTGCCAAGGTCGGAGCAATTATGCCGAGTGGAATGGAAATCAAACCAACTAAACTAAGAGGCGTTGATTCAGCGGGGATGATTTGTTCACAGAAAGAATTAGGACTGCCTAACGCTCCACAGGAAAAAGGAATTTATGTATTGCCAGCAGATCACGAAATTGGCAGTGAATTTCAATTTTAG
- a CDS encoding DUF1444 domain-containing protein, which produces MKINALQMKRKLDELFEREEWNVSYNRDKNIYRVEWKESKQGVSINIPNVIAKFERRGDIALKELEFHVSESLKMMNEEHELEGKESHIYPVIRATSFPKKTKSGVKLVYTEHTAETNVYYALDLGTTYQLIDQKMLEEQGWTLDRLKEISLFNIRSLSVDYKKDTVAENDFYFIASQDGYDASRILNEVFLEEMAANALGEVVVAVPHQDVLIVADIKNETGYDIMAQMNMKFFAEGRVPITSLPFVYEDKHLEPIFILAKNKPKN; this is translated from the coding sequence ATGAAAATAAATGCATTACAAATGAAAAGAAAACTCGACGAATTATTTGAACGTGAGGAATGGAACGTTTCTTATAATAGAGATAAAAATATCTACCGTGTAGAATGGAAGGAATCAAAGCAAGGTGTTTCGATCAATATACCTAACGTCATTGCAAAATTTGAACGAAGAGGAGATATTGCACTGAAGGAACTGGAATTTCATGTTAGTGAATCATTAAAAATGATGAACGAAGAGCATGAATTAGAAGGAAAGGAAAGTCACATTTATCCAGTAATCCGTGCAACATCATTCCCTAAGAAAACTAAATCTGGTGTAAAACTTGTCTACACAGAACATACCGCTGAAACAAATGTATATTATGCGTTAGACTTAGGCACTACCTATCAATTGATTGATCAAAAAATGCTGGAGGAGCAGGGATGGACACTTGACAGACTAAAAGAAATCTCCCTCTTTAATATCCGGTCACTGTCTGTTGATTATAAAAAAGATACGGTAGCAGAGAATGATTTTTATTTCATCGCTTCTCAGGATGGTTATGATGCCAGCAGAATTCTAAATGAAGTTTTTCTAGAAGAAATGGCCGCTAATGCCTTAGGTGAAGTTGTAGTTGCCGTACCGCATCAGGATGTGCTGATTGTAGCAGACATCAAAAACGAAACAGGCTATGATATCATGGCGCAAATGAATATGAAGTTTTTTGCAGAAGGTCGGGTACCAATCACTTCTTTACCGTTCGTTTATGAGGATAAGCATTTGGAACCTATTTTCATTCTAGCGAAAAACAAACCAAAAAATTAA
- a CDS encoding thioredoxin family protein produces MRTLKTEQEYHQLKGEEKVIFLFSADWCPDCRVIEPFIPEVEEKFSDYLFVYVDRDQFIDVCVANDIFGIPSFVAYDQGEELGRFVSKDRKTQEQIEQFIQELS; encoded by the coding sequence ATGAGAACATTAAAGACAGAACAAGAATATCATCAATTAAAGGGCGAAGAAAAAGTTATTTTTTTATTTTCAGCAGATTGGTGTCCAGACTGTCGTGTAATTGAACCTTTCATACCAGAAGTAGAGGAAAAATTCTCCGACTATCTATTCGTATACGTGGATAGAGATCAATTTATTGATGTTTGTGTTGCCAACGATATATTTGGCATACCAAGCTTTGTGGCTTACGACCAAGGAGAAGAATTAGGCCGGTTCGTCAGTAAGGACAGAAAAACGCAAGAACAAATCGAGCAGTTTATTCAAGAGCTGTCATGA
- a CDS encoding DUF84 family protein has product MKIIIGTYNQAKMNAVKDVFSEAEVIGADVDSKVDSQPRTDEETLAGAINRAKASRMQIEDGYGIGLEGGVMLIGDQLHLCNWGALVTPDHQLFVASGARIPLPDSIAELVMNGRELGDVMKEWTKLKDIRHHQGAIGIFTNEWVSRKEMFIHVVKLLAGQLAYYAKSE; this is encoded by the coding sequence ATGAAGATCATAATTGGAACATATAATCAAGCTAAAATGAATGCCGTTAAAGATGTTTTTTCAGAAGCAGAAGTAATCGGAGCGGACGTAGATTCCAAGGTGGACTCCCAGCCCAGAACGGATGAAGAAACACTTGCTGGAGCTATCAATCGTGCAAAGGCAAGCAGGATGCAAATCGAAGATGGTTATGGGATTGGTCTGGAGGGCGGCGTAATGCTGATTGGCGACCAATTGCACCTTTGTAATTGGGGAGCACTTGTCACACCTGATCATCAATTATTTGTAGCTAGTGGTGCAAGAATACCGCTCCCAGATTCTATTGCGGAGCTTGTCATGAACGGACGAGAACTTGGAGATGTCATGAAAGAATGGACGAAGCTGAAAGATATCAGACATCATCAAGGTGCTATTGGCATTTTTACCAATGAGTGGGTATCCAGAAAGGAAATGTTTATCCACGTTGTAAAGTTGTTAGCTGGCCAATTAGCCTATTATGCAAAGTCTGAATAA
- a CDS encoding M42 family metallopeptidase produces MNKETLQLFRTLTELPGAPGNEHQVRAFMKQELTKYADELVQDRLGGVFGHKKGNGPKVLVAGHMDEVAFMVTQITANGMIRFQPLGGWWSQVLLSQRVEIHTEEKAVIGVVGSIPPHNLTAAERSKPMKQENMLIDIGADDKEDAIRMGIKPGQSIIPVSAFTPMANEKKILAKAWDNRYGCGLAIELLQELQGQTVPNDLYSGATVQEEVGLRGAKVAANMIQPDIFYALDASPANDMSGDEKEFGQLGKGALLRIFDRSMITHHGIRDFVLDTAESNKIPYQYFISQGGTDAGSVHLSNYGVPSAVVGICSRYIHTHASIIHVDDYQAAKELLVKLIKTTDQATVDSIKQG; encoded by the coding sequence ATGAATAAGGAAACATTACAATTATTTCGAACATTAACAGAATTACCAGGCGCTCCTGGTAATGAACATCAGGTCCGAGCATTCATGAAACAAGAATTAACGAAATATGCCGATGAACTGGTACAAGACCGTCTAGGTGGTGTTTTTGGTCATAAGAAAGGAAATGGACCAAAAGTGTTAGTAGCTGGTCATATGGATGAAGTAGCATTTATGGTGACACAAATTACCGCGAATGGCATGATCCGTTTTCAGCCTTTAGGAGGCTGGTGGTCTCAGGTGTTGTTATCACAACGAGTGGAAATACATACGGAAGAAAAAGCAGTCATCGGAGTAGTTGGATCGATACCACCACATAATTTAACGGCTGCAGAACGATCAAAGCCGATGAAGCAAGAGAATATGTTGATCGATATAGGCGCTGACGACAAAGAAGATGCTATTAGAATGGGTATCAAACCAGGCCAATCAATTATTCCGGTTTCTGCATTTACTCCGATGGCAAATGAGAAGAAGATTTTGGCCAAAGCATGGGATAATCGTTATGGTTGTGGTTTAGCTATTGAATTATTACAAGAATTACAGGGACAAACCGTGCCTAATGATTTATATAGTGGTGCTACTGTTCAAGAAGAAGTAGGGTTGCGTGGTGCCAAGGTAGCCGCTAATATGATTCAGCCTGATATTTTTTATGCATTGGATGCCTCACCAGCGAATGACATGTCTGGCGATGAAAAAGAATTTGGTCAATTAGGAAAAGGAGCACTGCTTCGTATCTTTGACCGTTCAATGATTACTCATCACGGTATACGAGATTTTGTATTAGATACAGCAGAATCAAATAAAATTCCGTACCAGTATTTTATTTCACAAGGTGGTACAGATGCAGGTAGTGTTCATTTATCTAATTACGGTGTACCATCGGCCGTAGTCGGCATTTGTTCCCGCTATATCCATACACACGCATCGATCATACATGTCGATGATTATCAGGCTGCGAAAGAACTGCTCGTGAAGTTAATTAAAACAACAGATCAAGCCACTGTTGATTCAATCAAACAGGGGTAA
- a CDS encoding PepSY domain-containing protein has protein sequence MNRKNIFIVVFAFIVGYILGKQLDQKQRLKPENVLKMVKAIYQRQFEVSGSWIYMKPELHQKNNIQYDVYHGGITKQIDGKDVPYEFFVDAYTGTLIEIFPQHG, from the coding sequence ATGAATAGAAAAAACATATTTATAGTGGTTTTTGCTTTTATTGTTGGTTACATACTGGGAAAACAATTAGACCAAAAACAGCGGTTGAAACCAGAGAATGTCTTAAAGATGGTGAAGGCAATTTATCAGAGACAATTTGAAGTCAGTGGATCATGGATCTATATGAAACCTGAATTGCATCAAAAAAATAATATCCAATATGATGTCTACCATGGTGGTATAACCAAGCAAATAGACGGCAAAGACGTACCATATGAATTTTTTGTAGATGCCTATACAGGTACATTGATCGAGATCTTTCCCCAACATGGGTAA
- the trmB gene encoding tRNA (guanosine(46)-N7)-methyltransferase TrmB: MRARHKPWADDFLKDNTEIIELNPAACKGNWKQEISQGRPIHLEIGTGKGSFIDGMAANHPSVHFVGMELVKSIIVSAVEKVKNTERSNVTFINDNAEKLTEIFAENEVDQLYLNFSDPWPKNRHEKRRLTFHTFLSQYQQILKPGGQLVMKTDNRGLFEYSLVSLSQFGCTLEEVTFDLHQLEDPMNVMTEYEEKFSAKGQPIYRCCVSFPK; this comes from the coding sequence ATGAGAGCGAGACATAAACCATGGGCAGATGATTTTTTAAAGGATAACACAGAAATAATCGAATTAAACCCAGCAGCATGCAAGGGGAATTGGAAACAAGAAATAAGCCAGGGCAGACCGATCCATCTTGAAATCGGAACAGGTAAGGGAAGTTTTATCGATGGCATGGCCGCCAATCATCCTTCTGTACATTTTGTAGGTATGGAATTAGTGAAAAGTATTATCGTTTCTGCTGTGGAAAAGGTGAAAAATACAGAGCGTTCCAATGTAACGTTTATCAATGATAATGCAGAGAAATTGACGGAAATATTTGCTGAAAATGAAGTGGATCAACTATACTTGAATTTCTCTGATCCATGGCCAAAAAATCGTCATGAAAAAAGAAGGTTAACCTTTCATACCTTTTTGTCACAATATCAGCAAATTTTAAAACCGGGCGGACAATTGGTGATGAAAACAGATAACCGTGGTCTTTTTGAATATTCACTAGTTAGTTTATCCCAATTTGGCTGTACATTGGAGGAAGTAACTTTTGACTTGCATCAATTGGAGGACCCGATGAATGTGATGACGGAATACGAGGAGAAATTCTCGGCAAAAGGACAGCCAATATATCGCTGTTGCGTGTCATTCCCAAAATAA
- a CDS encoding YtzH-like family protein: MSLTINNQLDLLHDILSLHAEECCGSTSECEQISRIINSLQQNPSLPKNDLSQILDGINQYGSQGANSANLDDHITSYQSDIKQWLQVIKDSNY; this comes from the coding sequence ATGTCGTTAACTATCAATAATCAATTAGATTTATTACATGATATTTTAAGCCTTCATGCGGAAGAATGCTGTGGCAGTACTTCCGAATGTGAACAAATATCGAGAATAATTAACTCTCTTCAACAGAATCCATCGCTTCCCAAAAATGATTTGAGTCAAATATTAGACGGTATTAATCAATATGGCTCACAGGGAGCAAATTCAGCTAACTTAGATGATCATATAACAAGCTACCAGTCCGATATTAAACAATGGTTACAGGTAATTAAAGATTCCAATTATTAA
- a CDS encoding phosphotransferase produces MEHILGEDWTIIPAGGSTGAAYYAQSDQKKLFLKRNSSPFLAVLSAQGIVPKLVWTKRLENGDVVTAQQWLDGKALNIEEMQHPKVAKLLSKIHHSSELLDMLLRIEKSTIIPDQMLVRVKQFVQGSKQARRSLTIYKSIKYLEKRLFDVYCDQQVVCHCDLNHHNWMLSDNGELYLIDWDNARVGDPAMDIGRILQSYIPQEDWKQWLDHYGIENNRHLMQRMHWYLIIEEIIGYVWAENGYHSEEANSHLHELNQLLEQINNWNL; encoded by the coding sequence TTGGAACACATTCTAGGTGAAGATTGGACAATTATACCTGCGGGCGGTTCAACTGGCGCGGCTTATTATGCCCAATCGGATCAGAAGAAATTATTCTTAAAACGCAATTCATCTCCATTTTTAGCTGTTTTATCGGCTCAGGGAATTGTTCCTAAATTAGTTTGGACAAAACGTTTAGAGAATGGTGATGTCGTTACAGCTCAACAATGGCTAGACGGAAAAGCTTTAAATATTGAAGAAATGCAGCACCCTAAAGTCGCTAAATTGTTAAGTAAGATCCATCATTCCTCTGAATTGTTAGACATGTTATTGCGTATTGAGAAATCAACGATCATTCCGGATCAAATGTTAGTGAGAGTAAAACAGTTTGTGCAAGGAAGTAAACAGGCGCGTCGTTCACTAACCATTTATAAATCGATAAAATATTTAGAGAAACGCTTATTTGATGTTTATTGTGATCAACAGGTCGTTTGTCATTGTGATTTAAACCACCATAATTGGATGCTTTCTGATAATGGAGAGCTCTATTTAATTGATTGGGATAATGCACGTGTTGGAGATCCTGCAATGGATATCGGCCGTATCTTACAATCCTATATTCCACAAGAGGATTGGAAACAATGGCTTGATCATTACGGAATTGAAAACAATCGTCATCTTATGCAACGGATGCACTGGTATTTAATTATTGAAGAAATTATTGGCTATGTTTGGGCCGAAAATGGATATCATAGTGAAGAAGCTAATTCGCATCTTCATGAATTGAATCAGCTTCTTGAGCAGATTAATAATTGGAATCTTTAA
- a CDS encoding NERD domain-containing protein, translating to MSQLIKLDNYISRYERDIFHYPSQFSRLKTENWQRLKQLWQDQVLHNVTTTEMEQEASQASYFTKWRSFFNSRSDMEEESDEIEVLPETEEALKQYFLDALFPFQLKWASTTIDQMSFIDNTYKQDFLLKYFLQRIPDTHLLLYRPVFRLKNGPIEGEIILISPLEIEIITLIEKPSTQRIITGDSRTWYLEEFHIQSKALSPMIAAKRTETIIHSILKKYQLDFPVKKVILSRTNIMDFQTEPYRTKFVDANQHENWLKQKQTLYTPLKHQQLKVAEALLKHGDSIAVPRPEWQQQESTQIL from the coding sequence ATGTCACAATTGATAAAACTTGACAACTATATTTCACGATATGAACGAGATATCTTTCATTATCCAAGCCAGTTTTCTCGACTAAAAACAGAGAACTGGCAACGGCTTAAACAATTATGGCAAGACCAGGTACTACACAATGTAACAACAACAGAAATGGAACAAGAAGCGTCTCAAGCCAGTTATTTTACGAAGTGGCGCTCGTTTTTTAACAGCCGGTCCGATATGGAAGAAGAGTCAGATGAGATTGAGGTACTTCCAGAGACAGAAGAGGCATTAAAGCAATACTTCCTTGATGCGTTATTTCCTTTTCAATTAAAATGGGCTTCAACAACAATTGATCAAATGTCATTCATCGACAATACGTATAAGCAGGATTTTCTGCTGAAATATTTTCTGCAACGGATACCGGACACACATTTATTGTTATATAGGCCTGTCTTCCGCTTGAAAAATGGTCCGATAGAAGGCGAAATTATACTGATTAGTCCATTAGAAATAGAAATCATCACTTTAATTGAAAAACCGAGTACGCAACGTATAATCACTGGTGATTCACGAACATGGTATCTGGAGGAGTTCCATATTCAGAGTAAAGCTCTTAGTCCAATGATTGCAGCGAAAAGAACAGAAACGATTATTCATAGTATATTAAAAAAATATCAGCTGGATTTTCCGGTGAAGAAAGTGATCCTGTCACGTACTAATATAATGGATTTTCAAACAGAGCCATATCGAACGAAATTTGTAGATGCCAATCAGCATGAAAATTGGCTTAAGCAAAAGCAAACATTATACACACCATTAAAGCATCAACAATTAAAAGTAGCGGAAGCTTTATTAAAGCATGGTGATTCAATAGCTGTTCCGAGACCGGAGTGGCAACAGCAGGAATCGACACAAATTCTATGA
- the thpR gene encoding RNA 2',3'-cyclic phosphodiesterase gives MSSYQEKHYFIAFELDQSAKDWLHLIQQRLVPHLSYKQWVHSDDFHITLQFLGSVTEETLESVCLQLEKINPAPFTLEIGGIATFGKEDMPRVLWVGVEKSESILQVHQHVTTAISPYVKIDERAYTPHITLAKKWAAATPIADKHVLHEPTGSRKVSITKVVIYEINPEKKPKYHVWRQFEWR, from the coding sequence ATGTCTTCCTATCAAGAGAAACATTATTTCATTGCATTTGAATTGGATCAGTCTGCAAAAGACTGGCTGCATCTAATTCAACAACGGTTGGTACCACATCTTTCCTATAAACAATGGGTGCATTCAGATGATTTTCATATCACATTGCAATTTTTGGGTAGTGTAACGGAAGAGACTTTAGAATCCGTATGCTTACAATTAGAAAAAATCAATCCAGCCCCATTCACGCTAGAAATCGGAGGCATAGCTACGTTTGGTAAAGAAGATATGCCGCGAGTTTTGTGGGTGGGGGTAGAGAAATCCGAAAGCATATTGCAAGTGCATCAACATGTAACTACAGCTATTTCTCCGTATGTCAAAATAGACGAGCGAGCATACACGCCACATATAACCTTAGCAAAAAAGTGGGCTGCAGCTACACCAATTGCAGATAAGCACGTTTTACATGAACCAACCGGATCTAGAAAAGTTTCGATCACCAAGGTAGTTATTTATGAAATCAATCCTGAAAAAAAACCGAAATATCATGTGTGGCGACAGTTTGAATGGAGGTGA
- a CDS encoding potassium channel family protein gives MFILRQVLKKVIKIPNYLLFFSSVFLVVGASWLIVLIEEETFHTFFDGFWWVMTTVTTVGYGDLYPVTVAGRWLALFLYIIGIGLIGVVIGKIIDGLAIYRKKRQEGDIVYKGKGHYIIIGWSQKAKFAIKEMLATNEHIEIIIIDQLEKAPLLDSNIFYIKGNASEKAPLEKANIKEAKSVLVFADDTIHDGQLADGKSLLIASTIEEMAPEVHTIVEIMEESHIKNFQYMKIDEFIISNETISSLFVRSAFQKGISNIFGQLLRRSEGDDLFHVPKAPEWKTYRDAFEALLSQGATLVSDRHQLNINRMLDQPLPDDAELYVICDQVTFEQIIRS, from the coding sequence TTGTTTATTTTGAGGCAGGTACTTAAAAAAGTGATAAAAATTCCGAATTATTTATTATTTTTTTCCAGTGTTTTTTTAGTTGTCGGCGCTTCCTGGCTGATTGTTCTGATTGAAGAGGAGACGTTCCACACTTTTTTCGATGGTTTCTGGTGGGTCATGACAACTGTAACAACGGTAGGATATGGTGACTTGTATCCGGTAACAGTAGCAGGAAGATGGCTTGCATTGTTTTTGTATATTATTGGAATAGGACTTATTGGAGTTGTGATCGGTAAAATTATTGATGGTTTAGCGATCTACCGAAAAAAACGACAAGAGGGTGATATCGTGTATAAAGGAAAAGGTCACTATATTATTATCGGATGGTCACAAAAAGCAAAATTTGCTATTAAGGAGATGCTGGCAACAAATGAACATATCGAAATAATCATTATTGATCAGTTAGAGAAAGCACCGCTACTTGATTCGAATATATTTTACATAAAAGGAAATGCTTCAGAAAAGGCACCACTCGAAAAAGCAAATATTAAAGAGGCTAAATCTGTACTTGTCTTTGCTGATGATACGATACATGATGGGCAGCTGGCAGATGGAAAATCATTGTTGATTGCCTCTACTATTGAAGAGATGGCACCTGAAGTTCATACAATTGTGGAAATAATGGAGGAAAGTCATATTAAAAATTTCCAATACATGAAAATTGATGAGTTTATTATTTCAAATGAAACGATTTCATCATTATTCGTTCGATCCGCTTTCCAAAAGGGAATTTCTAATATCTTTGGACAATTGCTGCGACGTTCAGAAGGGGACGATCTTTTTCATGTTCCGAAAGCACCTGAGTGGAAAACGTATCGAGATGCTTTCGAAGCTTTGTTAAGCCAAGGGGCCACTCTAGTGTCTGATCGTCATCAATTAAATATTAATCGCATGTTAGATCAGCCTCTTCCTGATGATGCAGAATTATACGTCATTTGTGATCAAGTGACGTTTGAGCAAATTATAAGGAGTTGA
- a CDS encoding HTH domain-containing protein, whose protein sequence is MSQSTTRMLTRVKAVYLFIRENGPVTTSRIAEEFGITDRTVQRDLHLLAYNGLVNSPNRGSWKITNKKVKIS, encoded by the coding sequence TTGAGTCAATCAACCACCCGCATGCTAACTCGTGTGAAGGCCGTATATTTGTTCATTAGAGAGAATGGACCTGTCACGACGAGTCGAATTGCAGAAGAGTTTGGTATTACAGATCGTACCGTGCAGCGAGATTTACATTTGCTAGCATACAACGGGCTTGTAAACAGTCCAAATCGGGGAAGTTGGAAAATCACAAATAAAAAAGTAAAAATATCTTAA